One window of the Saccopteryx bilineata isolate mSacBil1 chromosome 2, mSacBil1_pri_phased_curated, whole genome shotgun sequence genome contains the following:
- the ABCA2 gene encoding ATP-binding cassette sub-family A member 2 isoform X3: MGFLHQLQLLLWKNVTLKRRSPWVLAFEIFIPLVLFFILLGLRQKKPTISVKEAFYTAAPLTSAGILPVMQSLCPDGQRDEFGFLQYANSTVTQLLERLDRVVEESNLFDPERPSLGSELEALRQHLEALSADPSTWGKHLDRPSVSSFSLDSVARDPRELWRFLTQNLSLPNSTAQALLAAQVDMPEVYRLLFGPSPALNVESGLRRGQEPWGGLPTSSLFRLEELLAAPILLEQLTCAPGSRELGRILTVPPAQQPALQAYRDTICSGQASARAQHFSGLAAELQKQLDVAKITQQLGLDAPNGSAPQQQPPPPRQLQALLEDLLDAQRVLQDVDVLSALALLLPQGACAHRAPGPPASSPGGTGNGTGAGTGTVSNTTVEDGAPSAATPASADALQGQCSAFVQLWAALQPILCGNNRTIEPEALRRGNMSSLGFTSKEQRNLGLLVHLMTSNPKILYAPAGSEADRVILKANETFAFVGNVTHYAQVWLNISAEIRSFLEQGRLQQHLHWLQQYVAELRLHPEAVNLSLEELPPALRQDNFSLPNGSVLLQQLDTIDNAACGWIQFMSKVSVDIFKGFPDEESIVNYTLNQAYQDNVTVFASVIFQTRKDGSLPPHVHYKIRQNSSFTEKTNEIRRAYWRPGPNTGGRFYFLYGFVWIQDMMERAIINTFVGHDVVEPGSYVQMFPYPCYTRDDFLFVIEHMMPLCMVISWVYSVAMTIQHIVAEKEHRLKEVMKTMGLDNAVHWVAWFITGFVQLSISVTALTAILKYGQVLMHSHVLIIWLFLAVYAVATIMFCFLVSVLYSKAKLASACGGIIYFLSYVPYMYVAIREEVAHDKITAFEKCIASLMSTTAFGLGSKYFALYEVAGVGIQWHTFSQSPVEGDDFNLLLAVTMLMVDAVVYGVLTWYIEAVHPGMYGLPRPWYFPLQKSYWLGSGRTEAWEWSWPWARAPRLSVMEEDQACAMESRRLEETRGIEEEPTHLPLVVCVDKLTKVYKNDKKLALNKLSLNLYENQVVSFLGHNGAGKTTTMSILTGLFPPTSGSATIYGHDIRTEMDEIRKNLGMCPQHNVLFDRLTVEEHLWFYSRLKSMAQEEIRKEMDKMIEDLELSNKRHSLVQTLSGGMKRKLSVAIAFVGGSRAIILDEPTAGVDPYARRAIWDLILKYKPGRTILLSTHHMDEADLLGDRIAIISHGKLKCCGSPLFLKGAYGDGYRLTLVKRPAEPGGPQEPGLTSSPPARAQLSSCSEPQVSQFIRKHVASCLLVSDTSTELSYILPSEATKKGAFERLFQHLECSLDLLHLSSFGLMDTTLEEVFLKVSEEDQSLENSEADVKESRKDALPGAEGLASLGEAHAGNLARCTELTQSQASLQSGSSVGSSRGDEGAGYADVYGDYQPLFNNLHDPDNVSLQETEAEALTRVGPGSCKLEGWWLKVRQFHGLLVKRFHCARRNSKALSSQILLPALFVCVAMTVALSVPEIGDLPALVLSPSQYHNYTQPRGNFIPYANEERPEYRCHLSPDASPQQLVSTFRLPSGVGATCVLKSPANGSLGSTVNLSSGESRLLAARFFDSMCLESFTQGLPLSNFVPPPPSPAPSDSPVSPDEDLVQAWNTSLPPTSGPENWTSAPSLPRLVREPVRCTCSTQGTGFSCPSGVGGHPPQMRVVTGDILTDITGHNVSEYLLFTSDRFRLHRYGAITFGNIQKSIPASFGARAPAMVRKIAVRQAAQVFYNNKGYHSMPTYLNSLNNAILRANLPKSKGNPAAYGITVTNHPMNKTSASLSLDYLLQGTDVVIAIFIIVAMSFVPASFVVFLVAEKSTKAKHLQFVSGCNPVIYWLANYVWDMLNYLVPATCCVIILFVFDLPAYTSPTNFPAVLSLFLLYGWSITPIMYPASFWFEVPSSAYVFLIVINLFIGITATVATFLLQLFEHDKDLKVVNSYLKSCFLLFPNYNLGHGLMEMAYNEYLNEYYAKIGQFDKMKSPFEWDIVTRGLVAMTVEGFVGFFLTIMCQYNFLRQPQRMPVSTKPIEDDVDVASERQRVLRGDADNDMVKIENLTKVYKSRKIGSILAVDRLCLGVRPGECFGLLGVNGAGKTSTFKMLTGDESTTGGEAFVNGHSVLKELLQVQQSLGYCPQFDALFDELTAREHLQLYTRLRGIPWKDEARVVKWALEKLELTKYADKPAGTYSGGNKRKLSTAIALIGYPAFVFLDEPTTGMDPKARRFLWNLILDLIKTGRSVVLTSHSMEECEALCTRLAIMVNGRLRCLGSIQHLKNRFGDGYMITVRTKSSQNVKDVVRFFNRNFPEAVLKERHHTKVQYQLKSESISLAQVFSKMEQVVGVLGIEDYSVSQTTLDNVFVNFAKKQSDNLEQQETEPPSALQSPLGRLLSLFRPRPAPTELRALVADEPEDLDTEDEGLISFEEERAQLSFNTDTLC; the protein is encoded by the exons ATGGGCTTCCTGCAccagctgcagctgctgctctgGAAGAATGTGACGCTGAAGCGCCGGAGCCCG TGGGTCCTGGCCTTCGAGATCTTCATCCCTCTGGTCCTCTTCTTCATCCTGCTGGGGCTTCGGCAGAAGAAACCAACCATCTCTGTGAAGGAAG cCTTCTACACAGCAGCGCCCCTCACCTCGGCCGGCATCCTGCCTGTCATGCAGTCACTGTGCCCAGATGGCCAGAGGGATGAGTTTGGCTTCCTGCAGTATGCCAACTCCAC GGTCACTCAGCTGCTGGAGCGCCTGGACCGCGTGGTGGAGGAGAGCAACCTGTTCGACCCAGAGCGGCCCAGCCTGGGCTCGGAGCTCGAGGCCCTGCGTCAGCACCTGGAAGCCCTCAGCGCGGACCCCAGTACCTGGGGGAAGCACTTGGACAGACCTTCAG TGTCCTCCTTCTCTCTGGACTCGGTGGCCAGGGACCCTAGGGAGCTGTGGCGCTTCCTGACGCAGAACCTGTCACTGCCTAACAGCACGGCCCAGGCCCTCCTGGCTGCCCAGGTGGACATGCCCGAG GTCTATCGCCTGCTCTTTGGCCCTTCGCCTGCCCTGAATGTGGAGTCCGGCCTCCgcaggggtcaggagccctggggAGGTCTGCCTACCAGCTCCCTATTCCGTTTGGAG GAGCTGCTAGCGGCCCCCATCCTCCTGGAGCAACTCACATGCGCACCgggctccagggagctgggccgGATCCTCACGGTGCCCCCGGCTCAGCAGCCTGCCCTGCAGGCCTACCGGGACACCATCTGCAGTGGGCAGGCCTCAGCCCGTGCCCAGCACTTTTCCGGGCTGGCCGCAGAGCTCCAGAAGCAGCTGGATGTGGCCAAGATCACCCAGCAG CTGGGCCTGGATGCCCCCAACGGCTCAGCCCCCCAGCAGCAGCCACCGCCCCCACGGCAGCTGCAGGCGCTGCTGGAGGACCTCCTGGATGCCCAGAGAGTTCTGCAGGACGTCGATGTCCTGTCGGCCCTGGCCCTGCTGCTGCCCCAGGGTGCCTGCGCCCACCGGGCTCCCGGACCCCCAGCCAGTAGTCCTGGCGGGACTGGCAACGGCACAGGGGCCGGTACGGGCACCGTCTCCAACACCACAGTGGAGGACGGTGCCCCGTCTGCTGCGACCCCCGCCTCCGCTGATGCACTGCAGGGCCAGTGCTCCGCCTTCGTGCAGCTCTGGGCAGCCCTGCAGCCCATCCTGTGTGGTAACAACCG CACCATTGAGCCGGAGGCACTACGACGTGGCAACATGAGCTCCCTGGGCTTCACGAGCAAAGAACAGCGGAACCTGGGCCTCCTGGTGCACCTCATGACCAGCAACCCCAAGATCCTATACGCGCCCGCGGGCTCTGAGGCTGACCGTGTCATCCTGAAG GCCAACGAGACCTTTGCCTTTGTAGGCAACGTGACCCACTATGCCCAGGTCTGGCTCAACATCTCAGCTGAGATCCGGAGTTTCCTGGAACAGGGCAGGCTTCAGCAGCACCTACACTGGCTGCAGCag tatgtGGCGGAGCTGCGGCTGCATCCCGAGGCAGTCAACTTGTCGCTGGAGGAGCTGCCACCGGCCCTGCGCCAGGACAACTTCTCCCTGCCGAACGGCTCAGTCCTGCTGCAGCAGCTGGACACCATCGACAACGCAGCCTGTGGCTGGATCCAGTTCATGTCCAAG GTGAGCGTGGACATCTTCAAGGGTTTCCCGGATGAGGAGAGCATCGTCAACTACACTCTCAACCAGGCCTACCAGGACAACGTCACTGTGTTCGCCA GTGTAATCTTCCAGACGCGCAAGGATGGCTCCCTGCCGCCCCACGTGCACTACAAGATCCGACAGAACTCCAGCTTCACCGAGAAAACCAACGAGATCCGCCGGGCCTACTGGCGGCCGGGGCCCAACACCGGCGGCCGCTTCTACTTCCTCTACGGCTTCGTCTGGATCCAGG ACATGATGGAGCGCGCCATCATCAACACCTTCGTGGGGCATGATGTAGTGGAGCCCGGCAGCTACGTGCAGATGTTCCCCTACCCCTGCTACACGCGGGACGA CTTCCTGTTTGTCATTGAACACATGATGCCGCTGTGCATGGTGATTTCCTGGGTCTACTCAGTGGCCATGACCATCCAGCACATTGTGGCAGAGAAGGAGCACCGGCTGAAAGAG GTCATGAAGACGATGGGCCTGGACAACGCGGTGCACTGGGTGGCCTGGTTCATCACGGGCTTCGTGCAGCTGTCCATCTCGGTGACGGCGCTCACTGCCATCCTCAAGTACGGCCAGGTCCTCATGCACAGCCACGTGCTCATCATCTGGCTGTTCCTGGCCGTCTACGCCGTGGCCACCATCATGTTCTG cttTCTGGTGTCCGTACTGTACTCCAAGGCCAAGTTGGCCTCAGCCTGCGGCGGCATCATCTACTTCCTGAGCTATGTGCCCTACATGTACGTGGCGATTCGAGAGGAGGTGGCCCACGATAAGATCACTGCCTTCGAGAAGTGCATTGCG TCCCTGATGTCCACAACAGCCTTTGGCCTGGGCTCCAAGTACTTTGCCCTGTACGAGGTGGCAGGTGTGGGTATCCAGTGGCACACGTTCAGCCAGTCACCCGTGGAAGGGGACGACTTCAACCTGCTCCTGGCTGTCACCATGCTGATGGTGGATGCTGTGGTCTACGGTGTGCTCACGTGGTATATCGAGGCCGTGCACCCAG GCATGTACGGGCTGCCGCGGCCCTGGTACTTCCCACTGCAGAAGTCCTACTGGCTGGGCAGTGGGCGGACAGAGGCGTGGGAGtggagctggccctgggcacgtGCCCCCCGCCTCAGCGTCATGGAGGAGGACCAGGCCTGTGCCATGGAGAGCCGGCGCTTGG AGGAGACTCGGGGCATAGAGGAAGAGCCCACCCACCTGCCCCTGGTGGTCTGCGTGGACAAACTCACCAAGGTCTACAAGAATGACAAGAAGCTGGCCCTGAATAAGCTGAGCTTGAACCTCTACGAGAACCAGGTGGTGTCCTTTCTGGGCCACAACGGGGCTGGCAAGACCACCACCAT GTCTATCCTCACGGGCCTGTTCCCGCCCACATCGGGTTCCGCCACCATCTACGGGCACGACATCCGAACAGAGATGGACGAGATCCGCAAGAATCTGGGCATGTGTCCACAGCACAACGTGCTCTTTGACCGGCTCACGGTGGAGGAGCACCTCTGGTTCTACTCGCGACTGAAGAGCATGGCCCAAGAGGAGATCCGCAAGGAGATGGACAa AATGATCGAAGACCTGGAGCTTTCCAACAAGCGGCACTCGCTGGTGCAGACGCTGTCTGGTGGCATGAAGCGCAAGCTCTCCGTGGCCATCGCCTTCGTGGGCGGCTCCCGTGCCATCATCCTGGACGAGCCCACAGCAGGCGTGGATCCCTACGCGCGCCGTGCCATCTGGGACCTCATCCTGAAGTACAAGCCTG GCCGCACCATCCTCCTGTCCACGCATCACATGGACGAGGCCGACCTGCTCGGGGACCGCATCGCCATCATCTCCCACGGGAAGCTCAAGTGCTGCGGCTCCCCGCTGTTCCTCAAGGGCGCCTACGGGGACGGCTACCGCCTCACGCTGGTCAAGCGTCCTGCCGAGCCCGGGGGCCCCCAAG AGCCAGGGCTGACATCCAGCCCCCCGGCTCGGGCCCAGCTGAGCAGCTGCTCAGAGCCCCAGGTGTCGCAGTTTATCCGCAAGCACGTGGCCTCCTGTCTTCTGGTCTCAGACACAAGCACCGAGCTCTCCTACATTCTGCCCAGCGAGGCCACCAAGAAGGGGGCCTTTGAGCGCCTCTTCCAG CACCTGGAGTGCAGCCTGGACTTATTACACCTGAGTAGCTTTGGGCTAATGGACACCACCCTGGAAGAGGTGTTCCTCAAGGTGTCGGAGGAGGACCAGTCCCTGGAGAACAGTGAGGCAG ACGTGAAGGAGTCCAGGAAGGACGCGCTTCCTGGGGCCGAGGGCCTGGCCTCGCTGGGCGAGGCGCACGCGGGCAACCTGGCCAGGTGCACGGAGCTGACCCAGTCCCAGGCCTCGCTGCAGTCGGGGTCCTCGGTGGGCTCTTCCCGTGGGGATGAGGGAGCGGGCTACGCGGACGTCTACGGTGACTACCAGCCCCTCTTCAACAATCTGCATGACCCCGACAACGTCAGCTTGCAAG AAACCGAGGCGGAGGCCCTCACGAGGGTCGGCCCG GGCAGCTGCAAGCTGGAGGGCTGGTGGTTGAAGGTGCGCCAGTTCCACGGACTCCTGGTGAAGCGTTTCCACTGCGCCCGCCGCAACTCCAAGGCGCTCTCCTCCCAGATCCTGCTCCCCGCTTTGTTCGTCTGTGTGGCTATGACTGTGGCCCTCTCCGTCCCCGAGATAG GTGACCTGCCTGCGCTGGTCCTGTCACCCTCCCAGTACCACAACTACACCCAGCCCCGTGGCAACTTCATCCCCTACGCCAATGAGGAGCGTCCGGAGTACCG ATGTCACCTGTCGCCCGACGCCAGCCCCCAGCAGCTCGTGAGCACGTTCCGGCTGCCGTCAGGCGTGGGCGCCACCTGTGTGCTCAAGTCTCCCGCCAACGGCTCGCTGGGGTCCACGGTGAATCTGAGCAGCGGCGAGTCACGCCTGCTGGCTGCCCGGTTCTTCGACAGCATGTGCCTGGAGTCCTTCACGCAGGGGCTGCCTCTGTCCAACTTTGTGCCACCCCCACCCTCGCCCGCACCATCTGACTCCCCAGTGTCTCCCGATGAGGACTTGGTGCAGGCCTGGAACACCTCCTTGCCTCCCACCTCCGGACCAG AGAACTGGACATCGGCGCCCTCCCTGCCACGCCTGGTGCGGGAGCCCGTCCGCTGCACCTGCTCCACCCAGGGCACTGGCTTCTCCTGCCCGAGTGGTGTGGGCGGGCACCCACCTCAGATGCGGGTGGTCACGGGCGACATCCTGACCGACATCACTGGCCACAATGTCTCCGAGTACCTGCTGTTCACTTCTGACCGTTTCCGGCTGCACCG GTATGGGGCCATCACCTTTGGCAACATCCAGAAGTCCATCCCGGCCTCCTTTGGCGCCCGGGCCCCAGCCATGGTGCGGAAGATTGCCGTGCGTCAGGCAGCCCAG GTTTTCTACAACAACAAGGGGTACCACAGTATGCCCACCTACCTCAACAGCCTCAACAACGCCATCCTGCGCGCCAACCTgcccaaaagcaaaggcaacccAGCGGCCTATG GCATCACTGTCACCAACCACCCCATGAACAAGACAAGTGCCAGCCTCTCCCTGGACTACCT GCTGCAGGGCACGGATGTGGTCATCGCCATCTTTATCATCGTGGCCATGTCCTTCGTGCCGGCCAGCTTCGTGGTCTTCCTGGTGGCCGAGAAGTCCACCAAGGCCAAGCACCTGCAGTTCGTCAGCGGCTGCAACCCCGTCATCTACTGGCTGGCCAACTACGTGTGGGACATG CTAAACTACCTGGTCCCAGCCACCTGCTGTGTCATCATCCTGTTTGTGTTCGACTTGCCGGCCTACACATCACCCACCAACTTCCCTGCcgtgctctctctgttcctgctgtATGG GTGGTCCATCACCCCCATCATGTACCCAGCCTCCTTCTGGTTTGAAGTCCCCAGCTCGGCCTACGTGTTTCTCATCGTCATCAACCTCTTCATCGGCATCACGGCCACTGTGGCCACCTTCCTGCTGCAGCTCTTTGAGCACGacaag GACTTGAAGGTGGTCAACAGTTACCTGAAGAgctgcttcctcctcttccccaacTACAACCTCGGCCACGGGCTCATGGAGATGGCTTACAACGAGTACCTCAACGAGTACTACGCCAAGATTG GCCAGTTTGACAAGATGAAGTCCCCGTTCGAGTGGGACATTGTCACCAGAGGGCTGGTGGCCATGACGGTGGAGGGCTTCGTGGGCTTTTTCCTCACCATCATGTGCCAGTACAACTTCCTGCGGCAGCCACA GCGCATGCCAGTGTCTACCAAACCCATAGAGGACGACGTGGACGTGGCTAGCGAGCGGCAGCGAGTGCTGCGGGGAGACGCCGACAATGACATGGTCAAGATTGAGAATCTGACCAAG gTGTACAAGTCCAGGAAGATCGGCAGCATCCTGGCTGTGGATCGCTTGTGTCTGGGCGTGCGTCCTGGCGAGTGCTTTGGCCTGCTGGGTGTCAATGGCGCCGGCAAGACCAGCACCTTCAAGATGCTGACGGGGGATGAGAGCACGACGGGAGGCGAGGCCTTTGTCAACGGGCACAG CGTGCTCAAGGAGCTGCTCCAGGtgcagcagagcctggggtactgCCCGCAGTTCGATGCCCTGTTTGACGAGCTCACGGCCCGGGAGCACCTGCAGCTGTACACGCGGCTCCGTGGCATCCCCTGGAAGGACGAGGCCCGG GTGGTGAAGTGGGCCTTGGAGAAGCTAGAGCTGACCAAGTATGCGGACAAGCCGGCTGGCACCTACAGCGGAGGCAACAAGCGGAAGCTGTCCACTGCCATTGCCCTCATCGGGTACCCTGCCTTTGTCTTCCTG GACGAGCCCACCACAGGCATGGACCCCAAAGCCCGGCGTTTCCTCTGGAACCTCATCCTGGACCTCATCAAGACGGGGCGCTCAGTGGTGCTGACGTCACACAG CATGGAGGAGTGCGAGGCGCTGTGCACACGGCTGGCCATCATGGTGAACGGGCGTCTGCGCTGTCTGGGCAGCATCCAGCACCTGAAGAACCG GTTTGGAGACGGCTACATGATCACGGTGAGGACCAAGAGCAGCCAGAACGTGAAGGACGTGGTGCGGTTCTTCAACCGGAACTTCCCCGAGGCTGTGCTCAAG GAGCGGCACCACACAAAGGTGCAGTACCAGTTGAAGTCGGAGAGCATCTCGCTGGCTCAGGTGTTCAGCAAGATGGAGCAGGTGGTGGGCGTGTTGGGCATAGAGGACTACTCGGTCAGCCAGACCACCCTGGACAAC GTATTTGTGAACTTCGCCAAGAAGCAGAGTGACAACTTGGAGCAGCAGGAGACAGAGCCACCTTCGGCCCTTCAGTCCCCGCTGGGCCGCCTGCTCAGTCTGTTCCGGCCCCGGCCTGCGCCCACGGAGCTGCGGGCGCTTGTGGCCGACGAGCCGGAGGACCTGGACACGGAGGACGAGGGCCTCATCAGCTTCGAGGAGGAAAGG GCCCAGCTCTCCTTCAACACGGACACACTTTGCTGA